The Deltaproteobacteria bacterium genomic sequence GCAGCGCCGCGACAGTGCGACGCCTTGCTCGAAGGCCTTCAGCGCGTCTTCGAGCGGGAGATCACCGGACTCGAGCTGCTCCACGAGACCTTCGAGCTGCTCGAGCGCGCCCTCGAAGCTCTCGGTGGGGGCGGCTTCGGGCTTGTTCGAGGCGCTGCGGCGGGCCGGCATTGGCGGACTCTAACCGCTTCACTCGGGGGGAGCGGCAGGCGTTGCTTGGC encodes the following:
- a CDS encoding exodeoxyribonuclease VII small subunit, translating into MPARRSASNKPEAAPTESFEGALEQLEGLVEQLESGDLPLEDALKAFEQGVALSRRCAGELDAAERRIEVLVEQGAGLVTEPFDEPLETDEDDAS